From one Streptomyces sp. ICC1 genomic stretch:
- a CDS encoding acetylxylan esterase, translating to MLWRRLLVPLTSLVLVLTASAGAGAAAAPTGSASEAVAADYGAPGPYATAVEVGVVTTLYYPRDISTSGRRHPVIVWGNGTFAFPVVYRDLLLHWASQGFIVAAANTPQSNLGVSMRAGIDLLTRRNADPGSAFHDHVDLEHIGASGHSQGGAAAIVVGADPRIDTILPIQPGPLANINDVRVPALLLAGQKDSIVFPFLVQAFYEAADHIPAVYGELRGADHFTIVGDPGPFAAPTTAWFRAHLMGDQAARAQFFGTGCGICTDSSTWSDVRRNGLVAR from the coding sequence GTGCTCTGGAGAAGACTGCTCGTACCTCTGACCTCGCTCGTGCTCGTGCTGACGGCCTCCGCCGGCGCGGGTGCGGCAGCGGCGCCCACCGGTTCCGCTTCCGAAGCGGTCGCGGCCGACTACGGCGCTCCCGGCCCCTACGCCACCGCGGTGGAAGTCGGGGTCGTGACCACCCTCTACTACCCGCGCGACATCTCGACCAGCGGCCGCCGCCACCCCGTGATCGTGTGGGGAAACGGCACCTTCGCCTTCCCGGTCGTCTACCGCGACCTGTTGCTGCACTGGGCCAGTCAGGGCTTCATCGTCGCGGCCGCCAACACCCCCCAGTCAAACCTCGGCGTCTCCATGCGCGCCGGCATCGACCTGCTCACCCGTCGGAACGCCGACCCCGGCAGCGCCTTCCACGACCACGTCGATCTGGAGCACATCGGCGCGTCCGGCCACTCGCAGGGCGGAGCCGCCGCCATCGTCGTCGGCGCGGACCCGCGCATCGACACCATCCTGCCCATCCAGCCCGGACCGCTCGCCAACATCAACGACGTGCGCGTACCCGCACTCCTCCTGGCCGGACAGAAGGACAGCATCGTCTTCCCCTTCCTGGTCCAGGCCTTCTACGAGGCCGCCGACCACATCCCGGCCGTCTACGGGGAACTCCGCGGCGCCGACCACTTCACGATCGTGGGCGACCCGGGCCCGTTCGCCGCGCCCACCACCGCCTGGTTCAGGGCCCACCTGATGGGAGACCAGGCCGCGCGTGCCCAGTTCTTCGGGACCGGCTGCGGGATCTGCACCGACAGCAGCACCTGGTCCGACGTCCGTCGCAACGGCCTCGTCGCCCGGTGA